Below is a window of Malania oleifera isolate guangnan ecotype guangnan chromosome 1, ASM2987363v1, whole genome shotgun sequence DNA.
acagaaaggaaaagaaaagaaaatcccATCTCTTATTTTGTTTTCTGCGCCCAATGGCATCCCAAAACGTGGAGCGCTTTGAGGACTACTTGCCGGTGATGGCAGACAAGCTCGGCGGGGACGGGCTGATCGAGGAGCTCTGCAATGGGTTCCGGCTACTGACGGACGGCGACCGGGAGCTCATCACCTTCGACAGCCTCAAGAGGAACGCTGCCCTTCTGGGCTTGGAGGGCTTCTCCGATGAGGACCTGCGGAGCATGATGAAGGAGGGCGACTCCGACAACGATGGGGCTCTCAGTCTTATGGAGTTCTGCGTCCTCATGTTCAGATTAAGCCCTGATTTGATGGAGCGGTCCCAGTTGTGGCTCGAAGAAGCCCTTCAACAAGAATTTCAGGATTATTATTGTTGATTATACTCTTTGTTAATTGATTTCTTCTTTggtgaaatgtgaatgaaatatACGAGAAGAGAAAAACACTGGGCTTTTTTTATTTAGCGAAGTATAATGAGTTCATCCTATTCAATTCCTCcgtaatttaattaaatattaagtTTTAATAGTCCCAAAACCCCAATTAGGTGCATCAATGGCATTCAAGATTGAAGGGGCAATTTTAATTTCTTGACGAAGTTTTACAGAAAACAGGGGCTGCTGTGTAGTATGGAGATGAAGAAAAGAATTGCATAAAGCTGGAAAAGCTGCGTGAATTATATCCTTCTTCTTTCTACTTATTCTCATTGTATCCAGAAGAGTATATATACACTGAACTGATCCATAAGAAAACTAAATaacagaaaagaaaaactaaaaaactaACTAACAACTGGACTAATAACTGCATCAAGTGAAGAACAACTGCACAACTGCAGCAACTAACAACAGCAACTAATTAATAAAAAACAGAATATATTTTAACATGCCCCTCAAAATGGAGTATGGATATTATGAATACCCATCTTGGATAAAATATTGCTAAAAGGTTGAGAGCCCAATGCCTTTGTAAAATTATCAGTCAATTGGCAAGTTGTCTCGACATGGTTGGTTTTGATAACACCTTGCTGAATAAGTTGTCAAATAAAATGGCAATCCACTTCGATGTGTTTGGTTCTCTCATGATAAACTGGATTAGCAGTGATGTggatggctgctttgttgtcacaaaacAAAGAAACAGGTTGTGAATGAGGAATGTCAAGTTCACGAAAGAGTTGTAACATCCAAACAATTTCAGAACATGCAGTACCCATAGCTCTGTATCCTGACTCTGCAGAAGAACGAGATATTATTGTCTGTTTCTTAGATTTCCAAGTCACAAGGGAATCACCTATTAAAACACAAATCCCTGTTACTGATCGTCTAGTGTCAACACATCCGGCCCAATCAGAATCTGAAAAAACTTGTAGATTTTGTGAAGAAGAGCTGGAGTAGAACAGCCCTTGTGATGGTGCACCTTTAATATACCTTAAAACCCGCAAGGCAGCATCAAGATGAGGTTTCCTTGGTTCATTTAAAAATTGATTGAGAACTTGTACTGAGTAGGAAATATCAGGTCTTGTAACAGTGAGGTAAAGTAATCTACCAATTAATCTTCTATAATGAGTAATATCAGTCAATAAATCACCTTCATATCGAGAGAGTTTTAAATGAGGATCCATTGGGAAATTCGCTGGTTTAGCTGCCAACATACCAGCATCTTCTAGCAAATCTAATGCATATTTTCATTGACACACTGAAATTCCTTGTTTTGCTCGAGAAATTTCCAAGCCAAGGAAATATTTGAGAGAACCTAAATCCTTCAATCTGAATTGAGCATTTAGAAATGATGTGAATTCTGGAATGGGTGATGCAGCATTAGAAACAAgcataatatcatccacataaaccaaTAGAGCAATGAAAAAAGAGTTAGTTTTCTTGATGAACAAAGATTGATCTGCTTCAGATTGAATGAAACCATCAGAAATCAGAGTAGTAGAAAGTTTGGAGAACCATTGCCTCGATGCCTATTTTAGACCATAAAGAGATTTGTTTAAATGCAAAACTTGTGATTTTAAGGAAGTATGATAGCCTGGAGGAAGagtcatgtatacttcttcttcaAGGTCCCCATGTAAAAAAGCATTATTTACATCTAGTTGATGCAAATACCAATTATTAATAGCTGCAAGAGCCAAAATTGACCTTACAGTGCTCATCTTGACAATAGGTGAAAAAGTTTCTTGATAGTCAATTCCTTCACATTGCGTATAACCCTTTGCAACCAAACGATTTCTTGATAGTCAATTCCTTCACATTGCGTATAACCCTTTGCAACCAAACGAGCTTTATAACGCTCAATGCTACCATCAGCTCTATGTTTCACTTTATAAACCCACTTACATCCAATGGGTGTCTTACCAGCTGGTAGATTAGTGAGAGTCCATGTCTTATTTTCCTCAAGAGCCTTAATTTCAACATCCATAGCATCACACCAATGTGCAAACTTAGAAGCTTCTTGAAAACTACGAGGTTCATGATGTATGGATAATGCTAGTGTGAAACATTTATGAGATGAAGACAGACGATGATAAGATAATACTGATGACAAGGGATACAATGTATCTGATGAACAAGAGTCATTCTTGGAGTGGTCTGCAGCATAACAATGAAAATCTTTTAAATAACTTGCTTGTGTTCTGTTTCTAGTAGATCTTCGTGGAATGGGAGGAATATTAATAGGTGAAGGTGAATGACCTgcagaattgaaagaattatCTATAGCAAATGACTCAATTTGATGTGTATCAGGTTCTATGGAAACTGAAACTGGAAGTGTGTCTGAGATGGGAAGTATTGAAGATGGAGAATCAGCATGAAGAGGACTGGAATGTGCTTGTGAATGGTTCTGTGAGTTTGGACTATTGAAAATATTGTCATGACATTCAAACTCAGATATAGGATTTGGGATTATTGTATTAGGAGATGGATCTATGTGAAGCTGCTGTTTATTTGATGCAAAAGGAAAAATGTTTTAGTGAAAAATCACATTACGAGATACAAATATTGTCTTTGAATGTAAATCATATAATTTGTAACCCTTAATTCCATGAGGATATCCAAGAAATATGCATGGTTTAGCTCAAGGATCAAATTTTGATTTGCTGTTACAGAGTGTTGATGCATAACAAAGACATCCAAGAATGCGTAGGTGATCATATAAGGGTGGCTTTCCAAATAATATTTCATATGGTGATTTGTTTTTCAAAACTGAAGATGgtgttctattaatcaaatatgtGACTGTAAGTATACAATCCCCCCAAAATTTTAAAGGTAAAGATGCTTGAGCAACATTTAATAAGTGCTGGTTTTCGTTCAACAATAGcattttgctgaggtgtttcTACACAACTTAAATGATGAATAATTCCTTTTGATTGAAAAAATTCTTTCATATTAAACTCAGGACCATTATCTGATCTTAATATTTTTATTGTGGTGTCAAACTGAGTGGAAATTAACTGAACAAAATTCAACAAAATGGATCGAGTTTGAGATTTTTGTGCCATAAGAAATGTCCATGTACTGCGACTGTAATCATCTACAATAGTCAAGAAATATTTAGAACCATCCATTGCACATGTGGAgaaaggaccccaaatatcacagTGTATCATTTCAAAAGGTTTTGTTGTATGAATTGAACTTGCTTTGAATGACAACTTGTGTTGTTTTGCCAATGGACATATGTGACAAATATGAAGTTTACTTTTATTAATTCTTGGAATGGTAGTATGTAACAATGAGAGTTTTGAACTAGAAGGATGTCCCAAACGACAATGCCAAAGAACTTTTTcagaaaatttgaaattcatacaATGAACTGAATATGGTGGTAAAGAAGCTATTATGGCAGATTCTGATTCTGATTTCGGAAGATTCTCAGATCCAGAAAACAGCAAGTAATAAAGTCCTCTAGTTGCTTTAGCCACTCCAATTATCTTCTTGCTCACAAGGTCCTGTATATAACAATGTGAAGAAGTAAAATACAACTGTAAATGTGAGTTGGAAGTTAACTTGCTAACTGAAAGAAGATTGAAATTAAATGTAGGGACACACAACACATCAGTTAAGcataaatcatttgaaagcttaaCTGTACCAATATGAGTGGATTCAACTTTTTGTCCATTTGGCAATTGAACTTTGGATGTAATACGGGAACAAGAATGAAATACTGATGCCAAATGTTTGATATGATCAGTAGCACCCGTATCAATGATCCAAGGATTGGTTTTATCAGATTGAAACACAGAAAAGATACTAGGAAAAGATCTACCTGACATGGAAAGAGTTGTGCTATTGTTTACAGCAAAGGCAGCTGATAAAGACATTGAATTAGAAGTCTTGAGGAGACTCAAAATCTGCTCACATTGTTCTAGAGTAAAAGGGCAAGAATTTGAATCTTCATCTGCAACAACTTGATTAGTAGAagttgtaataaccccaaaaagggttatagaagattagtgaagtgatttaaaaaaaaaaaaattttaaaaaaaataataataaattaattaactaattaattaatcagatttaaaagaaaaagaaaaaaaattaaattaattaaaatttatttttatttttattaataaaatatattattattaatattaattaaatttattattattattattattattattattattattattatcattaatagATCCTGAAGCTGAAAGCTTcaggattcttcttcttcttctttttttccttcttctttctttctttcttttcttttcttttcttttcttctcctgcTGCAGCGCAGCTCtgaacacacactctctctctctctctctctctctctctctctctctctctctctctctcctctcattctctctccctctctcctcgatttcgtgacggattttcacccgatcgaaaatccgaaaataccactggactccattcgccactgccgtcatttctaccggagcggatcggtggtaggagcggtgtaaGCATAtaccctggggtaagccattttctcctttttctttaatttctcgcaaaatataagcccaattgacgaacggacaccaccatgagaatttagggatgattctctacaagtctagtaggacggaattctcgtgggggtgtcaggccaaaatcccaaatttggggtgcggcgattattaaggggcttattattaattagttagcattaatttagaaatgttaaaatattaagcatttggaattGAAGTatgatttctgaaatttagggcccgggtgagcgccgcgagtgtaattttgggacccgcaagcaaaattcagaaaattaagtgaggatattaaataatagtttgaatattaatttaaggtatatggggtctaaggaaggctagatgggtattattttagagaaataaattaattaatctggaaaaaatgtaaattgcagaagtTAAATTTCGGGctccaagggcgtgaaattttggattctagcgagactttcagtaagccaagtaaggggaataaattatagcagtgtttttagaattattatttgaatgaatatgtgaaattgagcatatgatattttgtctgaaaattattatgatataaatatcagataaattgtgtggcatttgagtaattgtaaattgtgatattttggagtgtaaattataataatgtgtaaattctgagaaaatattgaaatgaaaattactgatctgattagtgaaaaataatgtaatatggtattattatatgagtagaaatgttttgcgtGGAAAATAGGATTTTGtaaattattgatattggaaaataatgaaatgtggtatttatttgtgagtgtaaattatttgcatgagaaatgagtattttgggaaaatgtgaaaaatatatgaaatgtgatattacgagatgatgaaatgtgcacagaaaatgatgagaatatttatattgaattgaattgtgatatactggaatataattgatgaaatgccaataccgcataatgattgcgggtatgtggtggtaaaccctgttggatggttatgatatttagcacggtaccgttgcgagtggtgttagtgcaaccacacggacttttggagcgtgtggcgtgacagtcgactgtgtcattgtgtagggttgttgggccccctgagtccggatcagggtattaggccggccagtcgtactacagacgcgatatgtgatatgatatttgatctaaccgggttggccaaccgcggttagatccagccttcgggccgcacaaccttgaccatggggggaagcatggcgtgtatagaaatatcctcagggtggccatgagttacagacgcgatgttggtatttgataccgaggatactcatgagccggaaagtaaagtggaaatgaaaagtaaaagaatgattaaattggctaaaatgaggaatgaaagaaagaatggaaattgagaaataaagaatgataaaattgagaaattgaacagtgtgagttaataatataaataattaaggcgaagtgaaactctccgcctgggggcttactgagtaagatgagtgccctgatgggtatcagatgtggccatacccggctgcataacatgttagggcagagggaagctacctgtatgggcaggtaatcttccctattctcaggaacttcgcgggtaaatatgtgttggaaatcattgaatttgataaatgattttaaagcttataaaagtttgtgttgtatatctatatgattatgtgtatgtgaatattaatgtattttctcagatgaaatggtgatttgaaaagtaaagtgtattataattgtactcatttggccacacactgtaaataatttattccttcttactgagatgtgtctcacccaatttatctaaatttttcagggaatagagacCGGCCGGGTGATAGAACTccatgatagtagggagctgagaccctgatacatagggtgagttttggactaggggagatgtaattcccctagagttgaatagtaatttttagtataggaaggtagtgtgaatatttgtatgtatgttgatactctgaatattgtattctgactgatatgtgtatattgtcttccgctgttaggttgaatataataaaataatttttaccctgtacccaatgcgggtcgggttgtatgaatggcagtaggattgttgacgtggccgatttgtggatgttgtggatttatgacgtgattatttatttattatttaaaaaaaatgtatcaaaat
It encodes the following:
- the LOC131162276 gene encoding calcium-binding protein PBP1-like; this translates as MPELSPVLSFSEISNPSPPPPLFISAHISSPPRSLGSTNRKEKKRKSHLLFCFLRPMASQNVERFEDYLPVMADKLGGDGLIEELCNGFRLLTDGDRELITFDSLKRNAALLGLEGFSDEDLRSMMKEGDSDNDGALSLMEFCVLMFRLSPDLMERSQLWLEEALQQEFQDYYC